The genome window GCCTCGTCCTAGCTTAAAATTGCCAGGACGGGAACTATGATCCGTCGAGATAACACATACGACGAGTACACAATGAACAATGTCGATGAAGATAACGCCCTAGTTAATTTCGAAGATGACCAGGCGGATGACCTTGACACATCTCTTGCAGTCGACCGCTTTCGTGATGCTGTTTTGTACGGTACTGACTGGACGGTGCGGACGCTTCTTCAGCAAATCGAGCAGGGCAACATCGATTTGTCACCTGATTTTCAACGCAGGGATGCTTGGAGTTTACGTAACAAGAGCCGCTTTATTGAGTCGGTGGCGCTACAACTGCCCATTCCCCAAATCGTGTTGGCAGAACGCAAGGAACAGCGCGGCACATACATCGTTCTTGATGGTAAGCAGCGATTGCTAACCCTTGCGCAGTTCGCTGGCGATTTTCCGGATGACCATCCTTTATGGGATGAATCGCGGAAGGTTGCTTCACTTCGACTGTCGGGCCTGCGTGTCCTGACAGATCTGAACGGTAAGACATATAACGACTTCACTTCTTTGCCTGATCTGGCGCAGATGCGAACGCAGTTTGATAATCACACAATCCGAAGCGCTCTAATTCGAAATTGGCCCGACGAAGACTACTTATATGAAGTATTTATTCGACTAAATACAGGAAGTGTTCGGTTGTCGCCTCAAGAACTGCGGCAAGCAATGAAGCCGGGCCCTTTCACGGCGTTTCTTTCAATTAAGTCGGCGGAGAGCGTGACGATCCAAAAAATCCTTGGCTTGTCGGCTCCCGATTTCCGGATGAGGGATGTTGACCTTTTGCTTCGGTTAATTGCATTCAGCACAAGACTTTCTGTATACAGAGGCAACTTAAAACAGTTTCTCGATGAAACACATGAATTCTACAACGCAAACTGGGGCGTGGAGCAGAAAGGAATGGAGGGCTTGCTCAAACGCCTCGAAGATGGCCTTATTTTTCTATGTGCCGCCTTCGGCAATGAGAGACATGTCGGCCGAAGATATAAGGGAGACAATTTTGAGAGTCCGCTGAACAGAGCCGTCCTTGACGTACAGATCGCTTCAGCACTCGATGAGAATGTAAGACGCGCGGTAGAGGAAGGTCGATTGGACCTGTTAGGAACCTTCCAAAAAATGTCTATTAATGATCAGGAATTTGCGCAGGCGGTAGCGGGAACCACCAAATCCATTACAGCCATTCGCACTCGTTATAACAGTTGGCGGGCCGCATTAGAAGGCGTCATTGGCCAACCAGTTCAAATGCCTGAGCTGCCAAATGGCTAGCAGTCATTTCATAAAGCTGACGACCTCCATTCAAACGTTGAAGAACATCTACCTTGATGATGCGTTGGCCTCACCAGTTCCAAATGACGTTCACTCGGAACTAGCGCGTGCATTTGTAACATTCGCCCACGCGGAGTTCGAATATTACGTCGAAGAAGCGTTGCGAGAACTTACGCATGCAGCATTTAACGGTGCGATTTCCGGGAACTTTGGGAGCGCATCTATCGCGATGCTTGCCTTTAGTGGCATGAGTTCTCTAAAAGCGGGCGACAAACTCGGGGCCGGTGGGAAAAAGCCTGCCCGTAAGCTGTCTACTCGATTCGGAGATGCAAAGTTGGCCATTTTAAAAGGCCTTGATGCAAATATGGGGGTCCGGGAGAAACATATCGCTGCCATGGCGATACCCCTAGGATTAGATGCGGCATCTGTTGACAATACTTGGCTGAACGATCTTGACGCCTTTTGCTCGTATCGAGGCGCCTATGTTCACATGTCGAGGACGCAACAACGAGCTGACCCGGCTGCCGTCAACCCAAATGACATGTGGCTGAAGTGTAAACGTCTGGTTTGGACAGATCCGACACTAGGAAGTCCAGGATCAATCAACTCTTTCGAAAGTTTTGACGCTTGGGTCCAGTCAGAAAAAACTGGCTTAGCGCCACTAGTCGGAGCTCCTCGTTGGAGACTACGCATCATGACTTACCTTCTTCAACTGTTATCGCGTAGGAAGCAAAATGCGGCTGGCGAAGATGATGACTAGCCCACTCTCCACGCATGGCCTCGATGCCCGCCGGTATCCTGTAGTTAGTCAAGAAGATGCGTTGGCCGACTGCTATTGGCCGTAAGCAGACTTGAGAACAGTGGATCCTATGTTTGCACGCACAGTTTCCCTACTGAGCGACATTGACTGCTTTTGCCAATACGGAGTCCAACGTTGGATCATTTATGGTGCGTCCCACTAGATCCGCAATCTGATCGCAGATGCTCTCAACGCCACCCATCAAATTCGAAACCACCCAAGCATTCAACGGTATCGTCCCCGTAGCCTCAAGCTCACCCACACCACTCCCCACAATCCTAGCAATAGCCCAAATCCCCCCGCAAGCCCGCTCAATCTTCCGCAAATCATCAACCCGAACAATACCAAACTCCGGATCATCCGGGGTGGCCCAACGGTCATAGGTAAAAGGGTGGTCGCTCATCTCGACGCTCCGGTGTAATTGACGCAATGAAAGAAAGGAGGCCGCCATTGCAGCGGCCGCTTGTTCTGTCTTTCCGGCTGTCAACCCGGGCGATCCTTCGGATCACGGGGCGAGTATGCCCCGTTAGGCGACGGAGGCAATGCGGCTCCGTGCCAAATTGATCACGCTCTCTCTAACGGAAGCGTGATCGCGGACTATTAATACTGAAAAGCGTCAGTAGCCCACCACCAGCCGAAGCTACCCGTTGCTTCAGACCAATTAGCCAAGCAGCGACCTATTCAGCCGCCACCACAGCTTTCGGCACAAAAAACCTATCCTTCAACTCCTGCAACCCAATCCGATCCAGCATCTCGGTCAATCGTTCAGCAGGCTTCCTCGTCGGCAAATTCTTAAACTGCGCAATGATCAGCTCATTCTTCATAGAATGCTCCCAGCCGACCAGCTCCGTGACACTAACCTGATACCCATGCGCTTCCAGCTGCAAACACCGCAGCACATTAGTAATCTGGCTTCCAAACTCCCGCGTATGCAGC of Achromobacter seleniivolatilans contains these proteins:
- a CDS encoding HEPN domain-containing protein — translated: MASSHFIKLTTSIQTLKNIYLDDALASPVPNDVHSELARAFVTFAHAEFEYYVEEALRELTHAAFNGAISGNFGSASIAMLAFSGMSSLKAGDKLGAGGKKPARKLSTRFGDAKLAILKGLDANMGVREKHIAAMAIPLGLDAASVDNTWLNDLDAFCSYRGAYVHMSRTQQRADPAAVNPNDMWLKCKRLVWTDPTLGSPGSINSFESFDAWVQSEKTGLAPLVGAPRWRLRIMTYLLQLLSRRKQNAAGEDDD
- a CDS encoding DUF262 domain-containing protein, encoding MNNVDEDNALVNFEDDQADDLDTSLAVDRFRDAVLYGTDWTVRTLLQQIEQGNIDLSPDFQRRDAWSLRNKSRFIESVALQLPIPQIVLAERKEQRGTYIVLDGKQRLLTLAQFAGDFPDDHPLWDESRKVASLRLSGLRVLTDLNGKTYNDFTSLPDLAQMRTQFDNHTIRSALIRNWPDEDYLYEVFIRLNTGSVRLSPQELRQAMKPGPFTAFLSIKSAESVTIQKILGLSAPDFRMRDVDLLLRLIAFSTRLSVYRGNLKQFLDETHEFYNANWGVEQKGMEGLLKRLEDGLIFLCAAFGNERHVGRRYKGDNFESPLNRAVLDVQIASALDENVRRAVEEGRLDLLGTFQKMSINDQEFAQAVAGTTKSITAIRTRYNSWRAALEGVIGQPVQMPELPNG